In Mustela erminea isolate mMusErm1 chromosome 15, mMusErm1.Pri, whole genome shotgun sequence, the following proteins share a genomic window:
- the LOC116574057 gene encoding uncharacterized protein LOC116574057 → MRAPTTGTWKTQSVSPSLSRSLRRLRGQGRASSRPATSRPPPQPPRARARGVLGLGTTPRPARTAAPAEAGRARIKGSSAGSSLDPRGEPAGLEKGRPEERQSPLLVRLHLLHVAHNAPAKAPGGEEPNVPHRDRGFAPTPLPWILVFLRCANKIQPRCKLFAPSFQTLLQSKFRAIGGREKKKEENPGPSPQPMNTPGFGAGDDPPSRNARGVFPFSQ, encoded by the coding sequence ATGCGGGCGCCTACAACGGGGACCTGGAAAACACAAAgtgtttccccctccctctcccgctctctgCGCCGACTTCGCGGCCAAGGCAGGGCCAGCAGCCGACCCGCGACGAGCCGTccgccaccccaaccccccagaGCGCGGGCGCGTggggtcctggggctggggacGACACCGCGCCCGGCGCGCACTGCAGCCCCCGCCGAGGCAGGCCGAGCTCGGATCAAGGGCAGCTCCGCAGGCAGCTCCCTGGATCCCCGCGGGGAACCTGCGGGTTTAGAGAaagggaggcctgaggagagaCAGAGCCCACTCCTGGTCCGGCTGCACCTACTCCATGTTGCCCACAACGCGCCGGCAAAGGCGCCAGGAGGGGAAGAGCCAAACGTGCCTCACCGTGATCGCGGCTTTGCACCAACCCCTCTCCCTTGGATTCTCGTCTTCCTGCGATGTGCAAATAAAATCCAGCCCCGATGCAAACTTTTCGCCCCTTCTTTCCAAACTCTGCTTCAGTCCAAGTTCCGAGCAATCGgcgggagggaaaaaaaaaaggaggaaaatccGGGGCCAAGTCCCCAGCCGATGAACACTCCGGGGTTCGGGGCTGGGGACGACCCCCCTTCCAGAAACGCACGCGgagtatttcctttttctcaatgA
- the SPRY2 gene encoding protein sprouty homolog 2, producing MEARAQSGSGSQSLLQASRDIGRQRGEPDPRDALTQQVHVLSLDQIRAIRNTNEYTEGPTVVPRPGLKPAPRPSAQHKQERLHGLPEHRQPPRLQQPQVHSSARAPLSRSISTVSSGSRSSTRTSNSSSSSEQRLLGPSFSSGPVADGIIRVQPKSELKPGELKPLSKEDLGLHAYRCEDCGKCKCKECTYPRPLPSDWICDKQCLCSAQNVIDYGTCVCCVKGLFYHCSNDDEDNCADNPCSCSQSHCCTRWSAMGVMSLFLPCLWCYLPAKGCLKLCQGCYDRVNRPGCRCKNSNTVCCKVPTVPPRNFEKPT from the coding sequence ATGGAGGCCAGAGCTCAGAGTGGCAGCGGGTCCCAGTCCTTGCTGCAGGCGTCCCGTGACATTGGCCGGCAGCGTGGGGAGCCCGACCCCAGAGATGCCCTCACCCAGCAGGTACACGTGTTGTCTCTGGATCAGATCAGAGCCATCCGAAACACCAATGAGTACACAGAGGGGCCTACTGTGGTCCCACGACCTGGGCTCAAGCCTGCTCCTCGCCCCTCTGCTCAGCACAAACAGGAGAGGCTCCACGGTCTGCCCGAGCACCGCCAGCCTCCCAGGCTCCAGCAACCACAGGTCCATTCTTCTGCACGAGCCCCTCTGTCCAGGTCCATCAGCACAGTCAGCTCGGGGTCTCGGAGCAGTACAAGGACAAGTAACAGCAGCAGTTCCTCTGAACAGAGACTGTTAGGACCGTCTTTCTCCTCGGGGCCTGTTGCTGATGGGATAATCCGTGTGCAGCCCAAATCCGAGCTCAAGCCAGGTGAGCTTAAGCCCCTGAGCAAGGAAGATTTGGGCCTGCATGCCTACAGGTGTGAGGACTGTGGCAAGTGCAAGTGCAAGGAGTGCACCTACCCTAGGCCTCTGCCATCAGACTGGATCTGCGACAAGCAGTGCCTTTGCTCAGCCCAAAACGTGATTGACTATGGGACTTGTGTGTGCTGTGTGAAAGGTCTCTTCTATCACTGTTCTAATGATGACGAGGACAACTGTGCTGACAACCCGTGTTCTTGCAGCCAGTCTCACTGTTGTACACGTTGGTCTGCCATGGGCGTCATGTCCCTCTTTTTGCCTTGTTTATGGTGTTATCTTCCAGCCAAGGGTTGCCTTAAATTGTGCCAGGGGTGTTATGACCGGGTTAACAGGCCTGGATGCCGCTGTAAAAACTCAAACACGGTGTGCTGCAAAGTTCCCACTGTCCCACCCAGGAACTTTGAAAAACCAACATAG